The following coding sequences are from one Cystobacter fuscus DSM 2262 window:
- the sitA5 gene encoding SitA5 family polymorphic toxin, producing the protein MSTRLAGSRPSSARLRPLLRGCFLLVLLLQAACVTGTPRGRDRDNSFTSPPTTTASLAVTAEPGLESATVYDADFLEPGTAVTRPVRISRAEFQQSFLRLSRDVRLRAKTPQAAARELLHLLPPPEGVETVDSTGDWLLEVYRDQAYTLVPERQEGPVVLTSAADEALRARYLQWCVPRGGGDCLGLLDDGPYLRTDDRRAFALALAFGHVLDETRQTLARELLDVRMLVSTVVWTATLYCMMWVVPEPTTKALAAGMTLLLMGYLGLETMYGLMDGWARLADTAHHASTFEELRAAGEEFGRVLGEDAARAMILAVATLSGHTLKQVLPRVKSLPGFKLAGKQWKAQGGAAVMSRVEVEETALATEESLAQAIVAVETVATSPQGPLAVVMFKKGTGSGTAKAPGGRSARTVIRHRGGNRQVELSDGQRWHLPRGKSAADLPAQDKVGDMLQEAVTQAANEWGPHRLSQNERRAIDEALKNGEYWLARLLEREARGRFVHARVETQFRARLQFNPHGVDVVDPSSGGYKYEILSGTESNMARHGRRMAGEFFRMLTF; encoded by the coding sequence GTGTCCACCCGTCTTGCTGGCTCGCGCCCATCGAGTGCGCGGCTGCGCCCCTTGCTGCGCGGCTGCTTTCTCCTCGTCCTCTTGCTCCAGGCTGCTTGTGTCACGGGCACTCCACGGGGCCGCGACCGCGACAACTCGTTCACGTCCCCACCGACGACCACGGCAAGTTTGGCCGTCACGGCGGAGCCTGGCCTCGAGTCCGCCACCGTGTACGACGCGGACTTCCTGGAGCCCGGCACTGCCGTCACCCGGCCGGTGCGCATTTCCCGGGCCGAGTTCCAGCAGTCCTTCCTGCGCCTCTCCCGTGACGTGCGACTGAGAGCGAAGACGCCACAAGCGGCCGCTCGGGAGTTGCTCCACCTCTTGCCGCCACCCGAGGGCGTCGAGACGGTGGACAGCACGGGAGACTGGCTGCTGGAGGTGTACCGTGACCAGGCCTACACCCTGGTGCCGGAGCGCCAGGAGGGCCCGGTGGTCCTCACCTCCGCGGCGGATGAAGCCCTGAGGGCCAGGTACCTCCAGTGGTGTGTACCGCGAGGAGGCGGCGATTGCCTGGGCCTTCTGGACGACGGGCCCTATCTGCGCACGGACGACAGGCGGGCGTTCGCCCTGGCCCTGGCTTTCGGCCATGTCCTCGACGAGACGCGCCAGACCCTGGCGCGCGAGCTGCTGGACGTACGGATGCTCGTCTCCACGGTCGTCTGGACGGCGACCCTCTACTGCATGATGTGGGTAGTGCCTGAGCCAACGACCAAGGCCTTGGCCGCCGGCATGACCCTCCTCTTGATGGGTTACCTGGGCCTGGAGACGATGTACGGGCTGATGGACGGCTGGGCCCGCCTGGCCGACACGGCGCACCACGCCAGCACCTTCGAGGAACTGCGCGCGGCGGGCGAGGAGTTTGGCCGGGTGCTGGGCGAGGACGCGGCACGGGCGATGATTCTGGCGGTGGCCACGCTCAGTGGGCACACGTTGAAGCAGGTGTTGCCACGGGTGAAGTCTCTGCCGGGCTTCAAGCTCGCGGGGAAGCAGTGGAAGGCACAGGGCGGCGCCGCCGTCATGAGCCGGGTGGAGGTTGAAGAGACGGCGCTCGCGACGGAGGAGTCCCTGGCCCAGGCCATTGTGGCGGTGGAGACGGTGGCCACCTCTCCACAGGGCCCCCTCGCCGTGGTGATGTTCAAGAAGGGGACGGGCAGTGGGACGGCGAAGGCTCCTGGGGGCCGCTCCGCGCGAACCGTCATTCGCCACCGGGGTGGCAACCGGCAGGTGGAACTCAGCGACGGCCAGCGTTGGCATCTGCCACGCGGCAAGTCGGCCGCGGACCTTCCCGCCCAGGACAAGGTGGGGGACATGCTCCAGGAGGCCGTCACCCAGGCCGCGAACGAGTGGGGGCCGCATAGGCTCAGCCAGAACGAGCGAAGAGCCATCGACGAGGCCTTGAAGAACGGTGAGTATTGGCTGGCGCGGCTGCTAGAGCGTGAGGCCCGAGGGCGCTTCGTGCATGCCAGGGTGGAAACGCAGTTCCGAGCGCGCCTTCAGTTCAATCCCCATGGGGTCGATGTGGTTGACCCCTCTTCGGGTGGCTATAAGTACGAGATTCTCTCCGGAACGGAGTCGAACATGGCACGGCACGGCAGGCGTATGGCGGGCGAGTTCTTCCGGATGCTCACCTTCTGA
- a CDS encoding SPFH domain-containing protein: protein MATNEKRAVRVNAAGALAVRVGGGMEPPPPPRDEEWARDTEGWRAGKPAEDPEKMKKWGLITARPSEFLIHMRRGRVREVSGQGASCFKLPGDSVAIVPTSVQRLRFTADQVTSEKVGVQVTGLAVYRIVEPLVAFRMLNFSFPERAQEKLRELLTEMFVGAVRRLVANLSVEECLTRRKEGIATELMREISPVVSGRGRPEDRTDTGWGVVLDTIEIQDVRVLSETVFANMQARFRQEQERVAREAELSKERFIRREEAEAERQIALTRLVTEEEVRHKRRAAEEQAQLESLAVEARVAEARVAQEHGARQAQVTLERETALAKLNAELEVREREARAEEARELARLESERRMAEARLENARALAAAQAQAELERLKLEAEAQAARHAAELAKLRQEEERARTEAKAAEARCAIAEAELARAELEARQARIAQEPELARSRAQREIENTLSPESIQLELARQLPKVAAAFQQKMGEVHVTAVDGANPFGYIAAAVEGVMGLARSAGLQVPSKRES from the coding sequence ATGGCCACGAACGAGAAGCGAGCGGTGAGGGTGAACGCGGCGGGCGCACTGGCGGTGCGGGTGGGGGGAGGCATGGAGCCGCCCCCGCCGCCCCGGGACGAGGAGTGGGCGCGGGACACGGAGGGGTGGCGGGCGGGCAAGCCGGCGGAGGATCCGGAGAAGATGAAGAAATGGGGGCTCATCACCGCGCGGCCGAGCGAGTTCCTCATCCACATGCGCCGGGGCAGGGTGAGGGAGGTGAGTGGGCAGGGGGCGTCGTGCTTCAAGCTGCCGGGGGACTCGGTGGCGATCGTGCCCACGAGCGTGCAGCGGCTGCGCTTCACGGCGGATCAGGTGACGAGCGAGAAGGTGGGGGTGCAGGTGACGGGGCTGGCGGTGTACCGCATCGTCGAGCCGCTGGTGGCCTTCCGGATGCTCAACTTCTCCTTTCCGGAGCGGGCGCAGGAGAAGCTGCGCGAGCTGCTCACGGAGATGTTCGTGGGCGCGGTGCGGCGGCTGGTGGCGAACCTGTCGGTGGAGGAGTGCCTGACGCGGCGCAAGGAGGGGATCGCCACGGAGCTGATGCGGGAGATTTCCCCGGTGGTGTCGGGGCGGGGGCGGCCGGAGGATCGGACGGACACGGGGTGGGGGGTGGTGCTGGACACGATTGAGATTCAAGACGTGCGGGTGCTGTCGGAGACGGTGTTCGCGAACATGCAGGCGCGCTTCCGGCAGGAGCAGGAGCGGGTGGCGCGCGAGGCGGAGCTGTCCAAGGAGCGCTTCATCCGGCGGGAGGAGGCGGAGGCGGAGCGGCAGATCGCCCTCACGCGGCTGGTGACGGAGGAGGAGGTGCGGCACAAGCGGCGGGCGGCGGAGGAGCAGGCGCAGCTCGAGTCGCTGGCGGTGGAGGCGCGGGTGGCGGAGGCGCGGGTGGCGCAGGAGCACGGGGCGCGGCAGGCGCAGGTGACGCTGGAGCGCGAGACGGCGCTGGCGAAGCTGAACGCGGAGCTGGAGGTGCGCGAGCGCGAGGCGCGGGCGGAGGAGGCGCGGGAGCTGGCGCGGCTGGAGTCCGAGCGGCGCATGGCGGAGGCTCGGCTGGAGAACGCGCGGGCGCTGGCGGCAGCACAGGCCCAGGCGGAGCTGGAGCGGTTGAAGCTCGAGGCGGAGGCGCAGGCGGCGCGGCACGCGGCGGAGCTGGCGAAGCTGCGACAGGAGGAGGAGCGGGCGCGGACGGAGGCGAAGGCGGCGGAGGCCCGGTGCGCCATCGCCGAGGCGGAGCTGGCGCGGGCGGAACTGGAGGCGCGGCAGGCGAGGATCGCCCAGGAGCCGGAGCTGGCGCGGTCGAGGGCGCAGCGCGAGATCGAGAACACGCTGTCGCCCGAGTCCATCCAATTGGAGCTGGCGCGGCAACTGCCGAAGGTGGCGGCGGCCTTCCAGCAGAAGATGGGCGAGGTGCACGTCACGGCGGTGGATGGAGCCAACCCGTTTGGCTACATCGCCGCGGCGGTGGAGGGCGTCATGGGCCTGGCGCGCTCGGCGGGCTTGCAAGTGCCTTCGAAGCGGGAGTCGTAG